The DNA segment TTGAGTAACCCTACCGTTTCCAGGGCATGGTCAATTTTTTTAGGGATATCTTTATAGCTGATATTATTAAGCTCAGCGGTGTAGGACAAGTTATCTTTTGCTGTCATATCTTCATAAAAACCTACTTTTTCCGGCAAATACCCGGTAATCCTTTTAACTTTCAAAGGTTCCCGGGTGGAATTAAAACCGGCCACACTAATGCTTCCTGAAGTTGGTTCCGTTAACCCCAACAGCATTAATATAATAGTTGATTTACCTGCTCCATTAGGTCCTAGGAGGCCATAGATCTCTCCTTTTTTTATGGCTATATTTAAATTATCTACTGCAGTTGTATTACCATATTTTTTGGTAAGGTTTTCTGCAATTATTATTTTTTCCATAATTTTATCTTCTTCCCAGTCGTGCAAATATTATGGCTACTCCTACAATAACTATTACAATAATGCCTATGCCGACCCAACCCCATAAAGTTGGAGTTAAAACTGTAGCCCTAAGCTCCAAAGAGTCAGTGCTGTTTTCACTGTTAACGTTGAAGGTGATCATATAATCTCCAGCAATAGTTTTCTCTGGAGGTTTTATGGTTGCCTCTATCTCTTCTTGCCCATCCGCTGCCAGGGTTTCAATTTTGTCTTGGTCAAAGGTTACCGTCCAGCCTTCTGGCTCACTGGCTGAAAGGGTAATGTTTTCTACTGAGGTGGAGCTGTTGTTTTTAAGCAATAGAATATATTTATTATCTTTTCCTGAAGTTATTTCAGTGCTCAGCCTACCTGATTTAGTATTAAGATCCAGCTGGTAGGTGGCTGTAACCACAGCTACCAAATCAGTGGTGGCGCTTAAACCCAAGTCTTCATTTTCTGCAGTCAGGGTTATGGTATAGTCGCCAGGTTCCATTTTTACCAGAGGAGTTGCTACCACTTTTAAGCTTTCGCTGGAGCCGGGGTTAAGTTTTATAGCTGAGATTTCAGAGGCTTGATATGACGGCTGAACCGAAACATACCATCCCTGGGGTGCTTCTGCAACTATATCAAAGGTGGTGTCTTCGTCTCCAGAAAAAGAAAGGTCAGCCTTAAATTCAAAAGTAGAACCTGATTTTGCCCTGACCTCAGGATAGGGTATATCAAAGGTTACTTTTGCTGGTTCAACCTCTTCTTCCAGCTGCTGGTCTTCTGCTTCTTCTTCTTCGGTTTGGGCAAAAACCATTGCCGGTATAGTCAGCATTATAGATAATATAAAAATTGATAAAAAGCTAAAAATCAAAGTCTTCCATGTTCTATTTATTCTTTTCACTTACCAGGCTCCTTTTCTATGTATTGATTTATTTTGATACTATAAATTTATATATTGTACGTTGCAAAATTTTAATAACTTTAATTATCTATGTCAAGATGGC comes from the Actinomycetota bacterium genome and includes:
- a CDS encoding NEW3 domain-containing protein produces the protein MKRINRTWKTLIFSFLSIFILSIMLTIPAMVFAQTEEEEAEDQQLEEEVEPAKVTFDIPYPEVRAKSGSTFEFKADLSFSGDEDTTFDIVAEAPQGWYVSVQPSYQASEISAIKLNPGSSESLKVVATPLVKMEPGDYTITLTAENEDLGLSATTDLVAVVTATYQLDLNTKSGRLSTEITSGKDNKYILLLKNNSSTSVENITLSASEPEGWTVTFDQDKIETLAADGQEEIEATIKPPEKTIAGDYMITFNVNSENSTDSLELRATVLTPTLWGWVGIGIIVIVIVGVAIIFARLGRR